In the genome of Anas platyrhynchos isolate ZD024472 breed Pekin duck chromosome 23, IASCAAS_PekinDuck_T2T, whole genome shotgun sequence, one region contains:
- the ANK1 gene encoding ankyrin-1 isoform X8 translates to MVVELLHKEIVLETTTKKGNTALHIAALAGQQDVVRELVNYGANVNAQSQKGFTPLYMAAQENHLEVVKFLLENGANQNVATEDGFTPLAVALQQGHENVVAHLINYGTKGKVRLPALHIAARNDDTRTAAVLLQNDPNADVLSKTGFTPLHIAAHYENLSVAQLLLNRGASVNFTPQNGITPLHIASRRGNIIMVRLLLDRGAQIETRTKDELTPLHCAARNGHVRIAEILLDHGAPIQAKTKNGLSPIHMAAQGDHLDCVRLLLQYSAEIDDITLDHLTPLHVAAHCGHHRVAKLLVEKGAKPNSRALNGFTPLHIACKKNHIRVMELLLKTGASIDAVTESGLTPLHVAAFMGHLPIVKTLLQRGASPNVSNVKVETPLHMAARAGHTDVAKYLLQNKAKANAKAKDDQTPLHCAARIGHTGMVKLLLENNANPNLATTAGHTPLHITAREGHVDTALALLEKGASQTCMTKKGFTPLHVAAKYGKVDVAELLLARDAHPNAAGKNGLTPLHVAVHHNNLEIVKLLLPKGSSPHSSAWNGYTPLHIAAKQNQMEVASSLLQYGASANAESVQGVTPLHLASQEGHADMVALLFSKQANGDLGNKSGLTPLHLVAQEGHVPVADVLVKHRVTVDATTRMGYTPLHVASHYGNIKLVKFLLQHQADVNAKTKLGYTPLHQAAQQGHTDVVTLLLKHGASPNEISTNGTTPLAIAKRLGYISVTDVLKIVTEETDILPVSDKYRMSFPETVDEILDVSEDEGTAHVTVMEEELIAPKPRTPEPRDQEGKREMLELVTRMTLEQMEESAAVPQVPCIPPETVVTRAEEPEQLGPVETEAEQVSLLPAPSVSPQEPSKEFDEDSLIPSSPATETSDNISPVASPVHTGFLVSFMVDARGGSMRGSRHHGLRVVIPPRACAAPTRITCRLVKPQKLPAPPNLAEEEGLASRIIALGPAGAQFLSPVIVEIPHFASYGRGDRELVVLRNENGSVWKEHRNLYEESYMDQLLNGMDEELESLEELEKKRVCRIVTTDFPLYFVVMSRICQVCDMIGPEGGCLRSTLVPMVQATFPDAAVTKEVRLALQAQPVPDELVTKLLGNQATFSPIVTVEPRRRKFHRPIGLRIPLPPSWKDNPRDSGEGDTTSLRLLCSVIGGTAQAQWEDITGTTKLVYEKECANFTTNVSARFWLADCPRTAEAVHFATVLYKELTAVPYMAKFVVFAKMNDAREGRLRCYCMTDDKVDKTLEQHENFTEVARSRDIEVVEGMPLHVELSGNLVPVKKTTQPRTFLFQSFRENRLVISIKVRDSSREASGSLSFLRKAMKYEDLQHVLCHLNISIPPCTKGSSSEERRKTLTPLSLRERYSILSESSFGSLSSTDRADQKMVDIAEQLGLSWAELARELQFGVDDINRIRVENPNSLLEQSIALLNLWVSREGKSVKMESLYTALRNIDRSEIVSTLEGSGRQSRSLKGSWRYTDRDYSLSPSQMNGYASLQDELLSPASLHYTLPSPLRADQYWNEVAIMDAIPMAATEQDALMEMSDMQVWSSGLTPSLVTAEDSSLECSKAEDSDATSEGRFLGQLLTDTHGPDHMGSMDLVEDDTVDSDAMNGLIELLDQEEGQRPEEKMPARDCQLGTGEQDPESEVSFVSVQQKVQARITASPTISHIVEKSADRLRDWNAEGSFISCLQDLTAGSWQEGVTRRLRPTYTMAAGAQGQEQEQVLAPAVELMRVSSAEDSDWQPQHPTGGWPEEADSHFFGQVRGNEVLHLPGEQVTEEQFTDEQGNIVTKKIIRKVVRQLGPSDTDDRQEHEELIVEGSLQEPQDLEAEADHFMKYSILHRDGLGAKEEVQARVPKLEVSGGRMGAQIVKRASLKRGKQ, encoded by the exons ATggtggtggagctgctgcacaAGGAGATCGTTCTGGAGACAACGACCAAG AAGGGAAACACAGCCCTGCACATTGCTGCCCTGGCTGGGCAACAGGACGTGGTCCGGGAACTGGTGAACTATGGGGCCAATGTCAACGCGCAGTCACAG AAAGGCTTCACACCCCTCTACATGGCAGCACAGGAAAACCACCTGGAAGTTGTCAAGTTCCTGCTGGAAAATGGAGCCAACCAGAACGTAGCCACAGAG GATGGGTTCACACCACTAGctgtggctctgcagcagggacaTGAGAATGTGGTTGCTCACCTTATCAACTATGGGACAAAGGGTAAGGTCCGCCTGCCCGCCTTGCACATTGCAGCCCGCAACGATGACACCCGCACAGCCGCCGTGCTGCTGCAGAATGACCCCAATGCTGACGTCCTCTCCAAG ACTGGATTTACCCCCTTGCACATTGCAGCCCACTACGAGAATCTCAGTGTGGCCCAATTACTGCTGAACCGTGGAGCCAGTGTCAACTTCACACCCCAG AATGGGATCACTCCCCTGCACATAGCCTCCCGTCGAGGCAACATCATCATGGTACGGCTGCTGCTGGATCGTGGGGCCCAGATAGAGACGAGGACCAAG GACGAGCTGACCCCTCTCCACTGTGCAGCTCGCAATGGACATGTGCGAATTGCAGAGATCCTGCTGGATCATGGGGCTCCCATTCAAGCCAAAACCAAG AACGGCCTGTCGCCGATCCACATGGCAGCGCAGGGTGACCACCTGGACTGCGTGCGCCTGCTCCTGCAGTACAGTGCTGAGATCGACGACATCACGCTGGACCACCTAACGCCGCTGCATGTGGCCGCACACTGTGGCCACCACCGTGTGGCCAAGTTGTTGGTGGAGAAGGGGGCCAAGCCCAACTCCAGAGCCCTG AATGGCTTCACGCCCCTCCACATCGCCTGCAAGAAGAACCACATCCGtgtgatggagctgctgctgaagacaGGAGCCTCCATCGACGCTGTCACAGAG TCCGGCCTGACCCCTTTGCACGTGGCTGCCTTCATGGGGCACCTGCCCATTGTTAAGACCCTGCTGCAGCGCGGAGCGTCTCCTAATGTGTCCAATGTG AAAGTAGAGACGCCCCTGCACATGGCAGCCAGAGCTGGGCACACGGATGTGGCCAAGTACCTGCTGCAGAACAAAGCCAAAGCCAACGCCAAGGCCAAG GATGACCAGACTCCTCTGCACTGCGCTGCACGCATTGGCCACACCGGCATGGTCAAACTGCTTCTGGAGAACAATGCAAACCCCAACCTGGCAACAACAGCAGGGCACACACCCCTGCACATCACAGCCAGAGAGGGGCATGTGGACACAGCCCTGGCCTTGCTGGAGAAGGGAGCCTCCCAGACCTGCATGACCAAG AAAGGATTTACCCCTCTCCACGTTGCGGCCAAGTATGGGAAGGTAGAtgtggcagagctgctcctggcacGTGACGCTCACCCTAACGCAGCAGGAAAG AATGGCCTGACCCCACTGCATGTGGCTGTGCACCATAACAACCTGGAGATTGTCAAGCTGCTGCTTCCCAAGGGGAGCTCCCCACACAGCTCAGCCTGG AACGGGTACACCCCCCTGCACATCGCTGCCAAGCAGAACCAGATGGAGGTGGCCAGCAGCTTGCTGCAGTACGGGGCTTCTGCAAATGCGGAGTCTGTGCAGGGAGTCACCCCCCTACACCTGGCTTCTCAGGAGGGGCATGCGGACATGGtggccctgctcttctccaaacAAGCCAACGGCGATTTAGGCAACAAG AGTGGCCTGACTCCTCTCCATCTTGTGGCCCAAGAGGGACATGTGCCAGTTGCTGATGTTCTGGTGAAACACAGAGTTACAGTGGATGCAACAACCAGG ATGGGCTATACCCCGCTGCATGTGGCCAGCCACTATGGGAACATCAAACTGGTGAAGTTTCTGCTACAGCACCAGGCTGATGTCAATGCCAAGACTAAG ctgggctaCACCCCCCTgcaccaggcagcacagcagggccaCACGGATGTCGTGACGCTGCTGCTGAAGCACGGTGCCTCTCCCAACGAGATCAGCACG AATGGCACCACTCCCCTGGCCATTGCGAAGCGGCTCGGCTACATTTCTGTCACAGATGTGCTCAAGATTGTCACAGAGGAAACCGACAtcctg CCAGTCAGTGACAAGTACCGCATGAGCTTTCCAGAGACTGTGGATGAGATTCTGGATGTGTCAGAGGATGAAG GCACTGCTCATGTCACAGTAATGG AGGAGGAGCTGATCGCACCGAAGCCCAGGACACCTGAACCCAGGGACCAGGAGGGCAAGAGGGAGATGCTGGAGCTTGTGACCAGGATGACACTGGAGCAAAT GGAGGAGTCTGCAGCTGTCCCACAGGTCCCCTGTATTCCACCTGAGACTGTGGTGACCAGAGCAGAGGAGCCTGAGCAATTAGGACCTGTGGAGACAGAAGCTGAGCAAGTCAGCCTGCTGCCTGCGCCCTCGGTGTCCCCGCAGGAG CCCTCCAAGGAGTTCGATGAGGACTCTCTGAtccccagcagcccagccactgAGACTTCAGACAACATCAGCCCAGTGGCCAGCCCCGTGCACACAGG GTTCCTGGTGAGCTTCATGGTGGACGCCCGCGGCGGCTCCATGCGGGGCAGCCGGCACCACGGGCTGCGTGTGGTCATCCCACCCCGCGCCTGCGCCGCACCAACCCGCATCACCTGCCGCCTGGTGAAGCCCCAGAAGCTGCCCGCACCCCCAAATCTGGCTGAGGAGGAGGGCTTGGCCAGCAGGATCATCGCTCTGGGGCCCGCCGGGGCCCAGTTCCTCAG CCCTGTCATCGTGGAGATCCCCCACTTTGCCTCTTACGGGCGTGGAGACCGTGAGCTGGTGGTACTGCGCAATGAGAACGGCTCGGTCTGGAAGGAGCACCGCAACCTCTATGAGGAGAGCTACATGGACCAGCTACTCAATGGCATGGATGAGG AGCTGGAgagcctggaggagctggagaagaagagggtCTGCCGCATCGTCACTACCGACTTCCCTCTCTACTTCGTGGTCATGTCCCGGATTTGCCAGGTCTGTGACATGATCGGCCCTGAGGGAGGGTGCTTGAGAAGCACACTGGTGCCCATGGTACAGGCCACCTTCCCAGACGCTGCCGTCACCAAGGAAGTGAGACTGGCCCTGCAG GCACAGCCTGTGCCCGATGAGCTGGTGACCAAACTGCTGGGGAACCAGGCGACCTTCAGCCCCATTGTCACGGTGGAGCCACGCCGGAGGAAGTTCCACCGCCCCATCGGCCTCCGTATCCCTTTGCCCCCGTCCTGGAAGGACAATCCCCGAGACAGTGGCGAGGGTGACACCACCAGCCTGCGTCTGCTCTGCAGTGTGATTG gagggaCAGCCCAAGCTCAGTGGGAAGACATCACAGGCACCACGAAGCTGGTCTATGAAAAGGAATGTGCTAATTTTACCACCAATGTGTCTGCCAG GTTCTGGCTGGCCGACTGCCCACGCACGGCTGAGGCCGTGCACTTTGCCACCGTGCTGTACAAGGAGCTGACAGCTGTGCCCTACATGGCCAAATTTGTGGTGTTTGCCAAGATGAACGATGCACGGGAAGGCAGGCTGCGCTGCTACTGCATGACTGATGACAAGGTGGACAAGACTTTAGAGCAGCATGAAAACTTCACCGAGGTGGCCCGCAGCAGGGACATTGAG GTGGTGGAGGGGATGCCTTTGCATGTTGAGCTCTCAGGAAACCTGGTTCCTGTTAAGAAGACCACGCAGCCACGCACCTTCCTCTTCCAGTCCTTCCGAGAGAACCGCCTCGTCATCTCCATCAAG GTCCGGGACAGCAGTCGGGAAGCCAGCGGCTCCCTGTCTTTCCTGCGCAAGGCCATGAAGTATGAGGACCTGCAGCACGTGCTCTGCCACCTCAACATCAGCATACCACCCTGCACCAAG ggaagcagcagtgAGGAGCGGAGGAAGACACTGACGCCGTTGTCTCTGCGGGAGCGATACAGCATCCTAAGCGAAAGCAGTTTCG gctCTCTGAGCAGCACCGACCGTGCAGACCAGAAGATGGTCGACATAGCAGAGCAGCTGGGCCTCAGCTGGGCAG AGCTGGCACGTGAGCTGCAGTTTGGGGTGGATGACATCAACAGGATACGTGTGGAGAACCCCAactccctgctggagcagagcatAGCCCTACTCAACCTCTGGGTCAGCCGCGAAGGCAAGAGTGTCAAGA TGGAGAGCCTGTACACAGCACTGAGAAATATCGACCGCAGCGAGATCGTCAGCACACTGGAGGGTTCTGGGCGGCAGAGCCGGAGCCTGAAGGGCAGTTGGCGCTACACGGACAGGGACTACTCCCTCTCACCTTCCCAGATGAATG GTTACGCTTCTCTGCAGGACGAGCTGCTGTCCCCTGCCTCCCTGCATTACACGCTGCCATCCCCGCTGCGTGCCGACCAGTACTGGAATGAGGTGGCCATCATGGATGCCATCCCCATGGCTGCCACTGAGCAGGATGCCCTGATGGAGATGTCCGACATGCAGGTGTGGTCCTCGGGGCTCACCCCCTCGCTGGTGACGGCTGAGGACTCCTCTCTGGAGTGCAGCAAGGCTGAGGACTCGGATGCCACGAGCGAAGGCCGTTTCCTGGGGCAGCTTCTAACAGACACGCACGGCCCGGACCACATGGGCTCTATGGACCTAGTTGAGGATGACACAGTGGATTCAGATGCCATGAATGGTCTGATTGAACTGCTAGACCAGGAGGAGGGGCAGAGGCCAGAGGAGAAGATGCCAGCCAGGGACTGCCAGCTGGGGACTGGAGAGCAGGACCCAGAAAGTgaagtttcttttgtttcagttcAGCAGAAGGTACAAGCCAGGATCACGGCATCACCGACCATTAGCCACATTGTGGAGAAGAGTGCAGACAG GCTGAGGGACTGGAATGCAGAAGGCTCCTTTATCTCCTGCCTACAGGACCTGACAGCGGGCTCCTGGCAGGAGGGGGTCACCCGAAGGCTGCGCCCGACCTACACCATGGCTGCCGGGGCGCAGGGCCAGGAGCAAGAGCAGGTCCTGGCACCGGCCGTGGAGCTGATGCGGGTCAGCTCCGCAGAGGACAGCGactggcagccccagcaccccacgGGCGGCTGGCCGGAGGAGGCAGACAGCCACTTCTTCGGGCAGGTGAGG GGCAACGAAGTTCTTCACCTCCCTGGGGAGCAGGTCACAGAGGAGCAGTTCACAGACGAACAAGGCAATATCGTCACCAAGAAG ATCATTCGGAAGGTGGTGCGTCAGCTGGGCCCCAGTGACACGGATGACAGGCAGGAGCATGAGGAGCTGATTGTGGAGGGCTCCCTGCAGGAGCCCCAAGACCTAGAGGCCGAGGCCGATCACTTCATGAAGTACTCCATCCTGCACCGGGATGGTCTAGGGGCCAAG GAGGAGGTACAAGCGCGTGTCCCGAAACTGGAGGTCTCCGGGGGCAGGATGGGGGCTCAGATAGTGAAACGAGCCAGCCTGAAAAGGGGAAAGCAGTGA
- the ANK1 gene encoding ankyrin-1 isoform X10, with amino-acid sequence MAAALQVLPPAQHCSLNGLSPIHMAAQGDHLDCVRLLLQYSAEIDDITLDHLTPLHVAAHCGHHRVAKLLVEKGAKPNSRALNGFTPLHIACKKNHIRVMELLLKTGASIDAVTESGLTPLHVAAFMGHLPIVKTLLQRGASPNVSNVKVETPLHMAARAGHTDVAKYLLQNKAKANAKAKDDQTPLHCAARIGHTGMVKLLLENNANPNLATTAGHTPLHITAREGHVDTALALLEKGASQTCMTKKGFTPLHVAAKYGKVDVAELLLARDAHPNAAGKNGLTPLHVAVHHNNLEIVKLLLPKGSSPHSSAWNGYTPLHIAAKQNQMEVASSLLQYGASANAESVQGVTPLHLASQEGHADMVALLFSKQANGDLGNKSGLTPLHLVAQEGHVPVADVLVKHRVTVDATTRMGYTPLHVASHYGNIKLVKFLLQHQADVNAKTKLGYTPLHQAAQQGHTDVVTLLLKHGASPNEISTNGTTPLAIAKRLGYISVTDVLKIVTEETDILPVSDKYRMSFPETVDEILDVSEDEGTAHVTVMEEELIAPKPRTPEPRDQEGKREMLELVTRMTLEQMEESAAVPQVPCIPPETVVTRAEEPEQLGPVETEAEQVSLLPAPSVSPQEPSKEFDEDSLIPSSPATETSDNISPVASPVHTGFLVSFMVDARGGSMRGSRHHGLRVVIPPRACAAPTRITCRLVKPQKLPAPPNLAEEEGLASRIIALGPAGAQFLSPVIVEIPHFASYGRGDRELVVLRNENGSVWKEHRNLYEESYMDQLLNGMDEELESLEELEKKRVCRIVTTDFPLYFVVMSRICQVCDMIGPEGGCLRSTLVPMVQATFPDAAVTKEVRLALQAQPVPDELVTKLLGNQATFSPIVTVEPRRRKFHRPIGLRIPLPPSWKDNPRDSGEGDTTSLRLLCSVIGGTAQAQWEDITGTTKLVYEKECANFTTNVSARFWLADCPRTAEAVHFATVLYKELTAVPYMAKFVVFAKMNDAREGRLRCYCMTDDKVDKTLEQHENFTEVARSRDIEVVEGMPLHVELSGNLVPVKKTTQPRTFLFQSFRENRLVISIKVRDSSREASGSLSFLRKAMKYEDLQHVLCHLNISIPPCTKGSSSEERRKTLTPLSLRERYSILSESSFGSLSSTDRADQKMVDIAEQLGLSWAELARELQFGVDDINRIRVENPNSLLEQSIALLNLWVSREGKSVKMESLYTALRNIDRSEIVSTLEGSGRQSRSLKGSWRYTDRDYSLSPSQMNGYASLQDELLSPASLHYTLPSPLRADQYWNEVAIMDAIPMAATEQDALMEMSDMQVWSSGLTPSLVTAEDSSLECSKAEDSDATSEGRFLGQLLTDTHGPDHMGSMDLVEDDTVDSDAMNGLIELLDQEEGQRPEEKMPARDCQLGTGEQDPESEVSFVSVQQKVQARITASPTISHIVEKSADRLRDWNAEGSFISCLQDLTAGSWQEGVTRRLRPTYTMAAGAQGQEQEQVLAPAVELMRVSSAEDSDWQPQHPTGGWPEEADSHFFGQVRGNEVLHLPGEQVTEEQFTDEQGNIVTKKIIRKVVRQLGPSDTDDRQEHEELIVEGSLQEPQDLEAEADHFMKYSILHRDGLGAKEEVQARVPKLEVSGGRMGAQIVKRASLKRGKQ; translated from the exons atggcagcagctcttcaggtcTTGCCCCCTGCTCAGCATTGCTCCCTT AACGGCCTGTCGCCGATCCACATGGCAGCGCAGGGTGACCACCTGGACTGCGTGCGCCTGCTCCTGCAGTACAGTGCTGAGATCGACGACATCACGCTGGACCACCTAACGCCGCTGCATGTGGCCGCACACTGTGGCCACCACCGTGTGGCCAAGTTGTTGGTGGAGAAGGGGGCCAAGCCCAACTCCAGAGCCCTG AATGGCTTCACGCCCCTCCACATCGCCTGCAAGAAGAACCACATCCGtgtgatggagctgctgctgaagacaGGAGCCTCCATCGACGCTGTCACAGAG TCCGGCCTGACCCCTTTGCACGTGGCTGCCTTCATGGGGCACCTGCCCATTGTTAAGACCCTGCTGCAGCGCGGAGCGTCTCCTAATGTGTCCAATGTG AAAGTAGAGACGCCCCTGCACATGGCAGCCAGAGCTGGGCACACGGATGTGGCCAAGTACCTGCTGCAGAACAAAGCCAAAGCCAACGCCAAGGCCAAG GATGACCAGACTCCTCTGCACTGCGCTGCACGCATTGGCCACACCGGCATGGTCAAACTGCTTCTGGAGAACAATGCAAACCCCAACCTGGCAACAACAGCAGGGCACACACCCCTGCACATCACAGCCAGAGAGGGGCATGTGGACACAGCCCTGGCCTTGCTGGAGAAGGGAGCCTCCCAGACCTGCATGACCAAG AAAGGATTTACCCCTCTCCACGTTGCGGCCAAGTATGGGAAGGTAGAtgtggcagagctgctcctggcacGTGACGCTCACCCTAACGCAGCAGGAAAG AATGGCCTGACCCCACTGCATGTGGCTGTGCACCATAACAACCTGGAGATTGTCAAGCTGCTGCTTCCCAAGGGGAGCTCCCCACACAGCTCAGCCTGG AACGGGTACACCCCCCTGCACATCGCTGCCAAGCAGAACCAGATGGAGGTGGCCAGCAGCTTGCTGCAGTACGGGGCTTCTGCAAATGCGGAGTCTGTGCAGGGAGTCACCCCCCTACACCTGGCTTCTCAGGAGGGGCATGCGGACATGGtggccctgctcttctccaaacAAGCCAACGGCGATTTAGGCAACAAG AGTGGCCTGACTCCTCTCCATCTTGTGGCCCAAGAGGGACATGTGCCAGTTGCTGATGTTCTGGTGAAACACAGAGTTACAGTGGATGCAACAACCAGG ATGGGCTATACCCCGCTGCATGTGGCCAGCCACTATGGGAACATCAAACTGGTGAAGTTTCTGCTACAGCACCAGGCTGATGTCAATGCCAAGACTAAG ctgggctaCACCCCCCTgcaccaggcagcacagcagggccaCACGGATGTCGTGACGCTGCTGCTGAAGCACGGTGCCTCTCCCAACGAGATCAGCACG AATGGCACCACTCCCCTGGCCATTGCGAAGCGGCTCGGCTACATTTCTGTCACAGATGTGCTCAAGATTGTCACAGAGGAAACCGACAtcctg CCAGTCAGTGACAAGTACCGCATGAGCTTTCCAGAGACTGTGGATGAGATTCTGGATGTGTCAGAGGATGAAG GCACTGCTCATGTCACAGTAATGG AGGAGGAGCTGATCGCACCGAAGCCCAGGACACCTGAACCCAGGGACCAGGAGGGCAAGAGGGAGATGCTGGAGCTTGTGACCAGGATGACACTGGAGCAAAT GGAGGAGTCTGCAGCTGTCCCACAGGTCCCCTGTATTCCACCTGAGACTGTGGTGACCAGAGCAGAGGAGCCTGAGCAATTAGGACCTGTGGAGACAGAAGCTGAGCAAGTCAGCCTGCTGCCTGCGCCCTCGGTGTCCCCGCAGGAG CCCTCCAAGGAGTTCGATGAGGACTCTCTGAtccccagcagcccagccactgAGACTTCAGACAACATCAGCCCAGTGGCCAGCCCCGTGCACACAGG GTTCCTGGTGAGCTTCATGGTGGACGCCCGCGGCGGCTCCATGCGGGGCAGCCGGCACCACGGGCTGCGTGTGGTCATCCCACCCCGCGCCTGCGCCGCACCAACCCGCATCACCTGCCGCCTGGTGAAGCCCCAGAAGCTGCCCGCACCCCCAAATCTGGCTGAGGAGGAGGGCTTGGCCAGCAGGATCATCGCTCTGGGGCCCGCCGGGGCCCAGTTCCTCAG CCCTGTCATCGTGGAGATCCCCCACTTTGCCTCTTACGGGCGTGGAGACCGTGAGCTGGTGGTACTGCGCAATGAGAACGGCTCGGTCTGGAAGGAGCACCGCAACCTCTATGAGGAGAGCTACATGGACCAGCTACTCAATGGCATGGATGAGG AGCTGGAgagcctggaggagctggagaagaagagggtCTGCCGCATCGTCACTACCGACTTCCCTCTCTACTTCGTGGTCATGTCCCGGATTTGCCAGGTCTGTGACATGATCGGCCCTGAGGGAGGGTGCTTGAGAAGCACACTGGTGCCCATGGTACAGGCCACCTTCCCAGACGCTGCCGTCACCAAGGAAGTGAGACTGGCCCTGCAG GCACAGCCTGTGCCCGATGAGCTGGTGACCAAACTGCTGGGGAACCAGGCGACCTTCAGCCCCATTGTCACGGTGGAGCCACGCCGGAGGAAGTTCCACCGCCCCATCGGCCTCCGTATCCCTTTGCCCCCGTCCTGGAAGGACAATCCCCGAGACAGTGGCGAGGGTGACACCACCAGCCTGCGTCTGCTCTGCAGTGTGATTG gagggaCAGCCCAAGCTCAGTGGGAAGACATCACAGGCACCACGAAGCTGGTCTATGAAAAGGAATGTGCTAATTTTACCACCAATGTGTCTGCCAG GTTCTGGCTGGCCGACTGCCCACGCACGGCTGAGGCCGTGCACTTTGCCACCGTGCTGTACAAGGAGCTGACAGCTGTGCCCTACATGGCCAAATTTGTGGTGTTTGCCAAGATGAACGATGCACGGGAAGGCAGGCTGCGCTGCTACTGCATGACTGATGACAAGGTGGACAAGACTTTAGAGCAGCATGAAAACTTCACCGAGGTGGCCCGCAGCAGGGACATTGAG GTGGTGGAGGGGATGCCTTTGCATGTTGAGCTCTCAGGAAACCTGGTTCCTGTTAAGAAGACCACGCAGCCACGCACCTTCCTCTTCCAGTCCTTCCGAGAGAACCGCCTCGTCATCTCCATCAAG GTCCGGGACAGCAGTCGGGAAGCCAGCGGCTCCCTGTCTTTCCTGCGCAAGGCCATGAAGTATGAGGACCTGCAGCACGTGCTCTGCCACCTCAACATCAGCATACCACCCTGCACCAAG ggaagcagcagtgAGGAGCGGAGGAAGACACTGACGCCGTTGTCTCTGCGGGAGCGATACAGCATCCTAAGCGAAAGCAGTTTCG gctCTCTGAGCAGCACCGACCGTGCAGACCAGAAGATGGTCGACATAGCAGAGCAGCTGGGCCTCAGCTGGGCAG AGCTGGCACGTGAGCTGCAGTTTGGGGTGGATGACATCAACAGGATACGTGTGGAGAACCCCAactccctgctggagcagagcatAGCCCTACTCAACCTCTGGGTCAGCCGCGAAGGCAAGAGTGTCAAGA TGGAGAGCCTGTACACAGCACTGAGAAATATCGACCGCAGCGAGATCGTCAGCACACTGGAGGGTTCTGGGCGGCAGAGCCGGAGCCTGAAGGGCAGTTGGCGCTACACGGACAGGGACTACTCCCTCTCACCTTCCCAGATGAATG GTTACGCTTCTCTGCAGGACGAGCTGCTGTCCCCTGCCTCCCTGCATTACACGCTGCCATCCCCGCTGCGTGCCGACCAGTACTGGAATGAGGTGGCCATCATGGATGCCATCCCCATGGCTGCCACTGAGCAGGATGCCCTGATGGAGATGTCCGACATGCAGGTGTGGTCCTCGGGGCTCACCCCCTCGCTGGTGACGGCTGAGGACTCCTCTCTGGAGTGCAGCAAGGCTGAGGACTCGGATGCCACGAGCGAAGGCCGTTTCCTGGGGCAGCTTCTAACAGACACGCACGGCCCGGACCACATGGGCTCTATGGACCTAGTTGAGGATGACACAGTGGATTCAGATGCCATGAATGGTCTGATTGAACTGCTAGACCAGGAGGAGGGGCAGAGGCCAGAGGAGAAGATGCCAGCCAGGGACTGCCAGCTGGGGACTGGAGAGCAGGACCCAGAAAGTgaagtttcttttgtttcagttcAGCAGAAGGTACAAGCCAGGATCACGGCATCACCGACCATTAGCCACATTGTGGAGAAGAGTGCAGACAG GCTGAGGGACTGGAATGCAGAAGGCTCCTTTATCTCCTGCCTACAGGACCTGACAGCGGGCTCCTGGCAGGAGGGGGTCACCCGAAGGCTGCGCCCGACCTACACCATGGCTGCCGGGGCGCAGGGCCAGGAGCAAGAGCAGGTCCTGGCACCGGCCGTGGAGCTGATGCGGGTCAGCTCCGCAGAGGACAGCGactggcagccccagcaccccacgGGCGGCTGGCCGGAGGAGGCAGACAGCCACTTCTTCGGGCAGGTGAGG GGCAACGAAGTTCTTCACCTCCCTGGGGAGCAGGTCACAGAGGAGCAGTTCACAGACGAACAAGGCAATATCGTCACCAAGAAG ATCATTCGGAAGGTGGTGCGTCAGCTGGGCCCCAGTGACACGGATGACAGGCAGGAGCATGAGGAGCTGATTGTGGAGGGCTCCCTGCAGGAGCCCCAAGACCTAGAGGCCGAGGCCGATCACTTCATGAAGTACTCCATCCTGCACCGGGATGGTCTAGGGGCCAAG GAGGAGGTACAAGCGCGTGTCCCGAAACTGGAGGTCTCCGGGGGCAGGATGGGGGCTCAGATAGTGAAACGAGCCAGCCTGAAAAGGGGAAAGCAGTGA
- the ANK1 gene encoding ankyrin-1 isoform X12 — protein sequence MWGFLAQLLIVVVLLAFFLVSCQNVMHIVRGSVRFLLKHAHRELDKELGESQGLVDDEETLSTRVVRRRVLVKGNEVLHLPGEQVTEEQFTDEQGNIVTKKIIRKVVRQLGPSDTDDRQEHEELIVEGSLQEPQDLEAEADHFMKYSILHRDGLGAKEEVQARVPKLEVSGGRMGAQIVKRASLKRGKQ from the exons atgtggggcttcctggcccAGCTGCTGATTGTcgtggtgctgctggccttcttcCTGGTCAGCTGCCAGAATGTCATGCACATCGTCAGGGGCTCTGTCCGCTTCCTGCTCAAACACGCCCACCGTGAGCTGGACAAGGAGCTCGGGGAGAGCCAGGGGCTGGTGGATGACGAGGAAACTCTCTCCACCAGGGTCGTCCGCCGACGTGTCCTTGTGAAG GGCAACGAAGTTCTTCACCTCCCTGGGGAGCAGGTCACAGAGGAGCAGTTCACAGACGAACAAGGCAATATCGTCACCAAGAAG ATCATTCGGAAGGTGGTGCGTCAGCTGGGCCCCAGTGACACGGATGACAGGCAGGAGCATGAGGAGCTGATTGTGGAGGGCTCCCTGCAGGAGCCCCAAGACCTAGAGGCCGAGGCCGATCACTTCATGAAGTACTCCATCCTGCACCGGGATGGTCTAGGGGCCAAG GAGGAGGTACAAGCGCGTGTCCCGAAACTGGAGGTCTCCGGGGGCAGGATGGGGGCTCAGATAGTGAAACGAGCCAGCCTGAAAAGGGGAAAGCAGTGA